Proteins encoded together in one Balaenoptera ricei isolate mBalRic1 chromosome 2, mBalRic1.hap2, whole genome shotgun sequence window:
- the HOMEZ gene encoding homeobox and leucine zipper protein Homez, translating into MVRGWEPPPGPDCAISEGHKSESTMPPNKEASGLNSSPAGLICLPPISEELQLVWTQAAQTSELDGNEHLLQTFSYFPYPSLADIALLCLRYGLQMEKVKTWFMAQRLRCGISWSSEEIEETRARVVYHRDQLHFKSLLSFTHHAGRPPEEVPPSPMPPPEQVGLGIVPLTLSEPTQMKGLKVEPSEPSEPLSHQKAKEPLMAPGSGAFPHQSQFWQDLQSSGLSKEQAGKGPDQSHGLGTASCNHSTAVHQPRARDKPPPVSLPASSCKKESASNVTPPSSTSSSSFQVLANGATATSKPLQPLGCIPQPLSPNEQALRPQLEPAWPQGLRHNSAPGRVGPAEYLSPDMQRQRKTKRKTKEQLAILKSFFLQCQWARREDYHKLEQITGLPRPEIIQWFGDTRYALKHGQLKWFRDNAVPGAPSFQDPAIPTPPPSTRSLNEWAETPPLPIPPPPPDIRPLERYWATHQQLRESDIPQLSQASRLSTQQVLDWFDSRLPEPAEVVVCLDEEEEEEEEELPEDDEDEEEEEEDDDDDDDDVIIQD; encoded by the exons ATGGTGCGAGGCTGGGAGCCGCCGCCCGGGCCGGACTGCG CTATCTCTGAAGGGCACAAATCAGAAAGCACCATGCCTCCTAATAAAGAGGCCAGCGGTCTTAATAGCTCCCCTGCGGGGCTCATCTGTCTCCCTCCAATCTCTGAGGAGCTACAACTTGTGTGGACCCAAGCAGCCCAGACCAGTGAGCTGGATGGCAATGAACACCTGCTACAAACCTTCAGCTACTTTCCCTATCCCAGTTTAGCAGACATTGCCCTTCTCTGCCTACGCTATGGGCTGCAGATGGAGAAAGTCAAGACTTGGTTCATGGCCCAGCGCCTCCGCTGTGGCATTAGCTGGTCATCCGAAGAAATTGAAGAGACTCGAGCCCGAGTAGTCTACCATCGGGACCAACTCCATTTCAAATCCCTTCTATCTTTTACTCATCATGCAGGGCGGCCCCCAGAGGAGGTGCCTCCTTCTCCAATGCCACCTCCAGAACAAGTTGGTCTTGGAATAGTTCCTCTGACTCTTAGCGAGCCCACCCAGATGAAAGGATTGAAGGTAGAGCCCTCAGAGCCCTCGGAGCCACTGAGTCACCAGAAAGCAAAGGAGCCCCTGATGGCACCTGGCAGTGGGGCATTCCCCCACCAATCACAGTTTTGGCAGGATCTTCAAAGCAGTGGCCTCTCTAAGGAGCAGGCAGGCAAGGGTCCCGACCAGTCACACGGCCTAGGTACTGCTTCCTGCAACCACTCCACAGCTGTCCACCAGCCCCGTGCTCGGGATAAGCCCCCACCCGTCTCATTACCTGCCAGTAGTTGTAAGAAGGAGTCAGCATCTAATGTGACTCCTCCTTCCTctacctcttcttcctctttccaggTACTGGCTAATGGAGCTACTGCCACCTCTAAACCCCTCCAGCCACTGGGCTGTATCCCACAGCCACTGTCACCCAATGAACAGGCACTACGCCCACAGCTGGAGCCAGCCTGGCCCCAGGGGCTAAGGCATAACTCAGCACCCGGTAGGGTTGGCCCTGCAGAGTACCTTTCCCCAGATATGCAACGCCAGCGAAAGACCAAGCGCAAAACCAAAGAGCAGCTGGCTATCCTCAAATCGTTTTTTTTACAGTGCCAGTGGGCACGGCGTGAGGATTACCATAAATTAGAGCAGATCACTGGTTTACCTCGGCCTGAGATTATTCAGTGGTTTGGTGACACACGCTATGCCTTGAAGCATGGGCAACTAAAATGGTTTCGGGACAACGCAGTACCTGGTGCCCCTAGTTTccaggatccagcaattcccacACCACCACCTTCAACCCGCTCCTTGAATGAATGGGCTGAGACACCACCTCTGccgatccccccacccccaccggatATACGACCCTTGGAGAGGTACTGGGCAACCCACCAACAGCTACGGGAAAGTGATATCCCTCAACTGAGTCAGGCATCAAGGCTTAGCACCCAGCAGGTACTGGATTGGTTTGACTCTCGATTACCTGAGCCAGCTGAAGTGGTGGTTTGTCTagatgaagaggaggaagaggaggaggaagaactgCCAGAAGATGAtgaggatgaagaggaggaggaggaagatgacgacgacgatgatgatgatgtgatCATCCAGGACTGA